From Streptomyces sp. NBC_00683, one genomic window encodes:
- a CDS encoding ketosynthase chain-length factor has product MTTAVVTGLGITAPNGLGTEDYWKATLAGESGLGPVTRFDATQYPSRIAGEVSDYVAEDHIPSRLMPQTDHMTRLALTAADWALADAGIDTTELPEYGIGVVTAASGGAVEFGQRELQNLWSKGKEYVSAYQSFAWFYAVNTGQISIRHKLRGPSGVLLTEQAGGIDALGHARRHIRKGFPAVISGGIDAAICPWGWVPQIASGLMSTVNDPARAYLPFSEEAGGYVPGEGGAILLVEDAESARARGAATVYGEIAGYAATLDPAPGTGRPPGLRRAAENALADAGITAADIDVVFADAAGVPELDRAEAQALTEIFGANGVPVTAPKTMTGRLLAGGAALDAATALLALRDGVIPPTANVGAAAAGHTIDLVTEAREAGLRNALVLARGHGGFNAALVVRRPG; this is encoded by the coding sequence ATGACCACCGCAGTGGTGACCGGCCTGGGCATCACCGCCCCCAACGGCCTGGGAACCGAGGACTACTGGAAGGCCACGCTGGCCGGCGAGTCCGGTCTCGGACCCGTCACCCGCTTCGACGCCACCCAGTACCCCTCCCGGATCGCCGGGGAGGTCAGCGACTACGTCGCCGAGGACCACATCCCCAGCAGGCTGATGCCGCAGACCGACCACATGACGCGCCTCGCGCTGACCGCGGCCGACTGGGCACTGGCCGACGCGGGCATCGACACCACCGAACTGCCGGAGTACGGCATCGGCGTGGTCACCGCCGCGTCCGGCGGAGCCGTGGAGTTCGGCCAGCGGGAACTGCAGAACCTCTGGAGCAAGGGCAAGGAGTACGTCAGCGCCTACCAGTCGTTCGCCTGGTTCTACGCCGTCAACACCGGCCAGATATCCATCCGGCACAAGCTGCGCGGACCCAGCGGCGTGCTGCTCACCGAGCAGGCCGGCGGCATCGACGCCCTCGGCCACGCCCGCCGCCACATCCGCAAGGGCTTCCCGGCCGTCATCTCCGGCGGCATCGACGCGGCCATCTGCCCCTGGGGCTGGGTACCGCAGATCGCCTCCGGCCTGATGAGCACCGTCAACGACCCGGCCCGCGCCTATCTGCCCTTCTCCGAGGAGGCCGGCGGATACGTACCCGGCGAGGGCGGAGCGATCCTCCTCGTCGAGGACGCCGAGTCGGCCCGCGCCCGCGGTGCCGCCACGGTCTACGGGGAGATCGCCGGATACGCGGCGACCCTCGACCCTGCCCCCGGAACGGGCAGACCGCCCGGTTTGCGCAGGGCCGCCGAGAACGCCCTGGCCGACGCCGGGATCACCGCCGCCGACATCGACGTCGTCTTCGCCGACGCCGCCGGCGTACCCGAGCTCGACCGGGCCGAGGCCCAGGCCCTCACCGAGATCTTCGGTGCGAACGGGGTCCCCGTCACCGCACCCAAGACCATGACGGGGCGCCTGCTCGCCGGGGGCGCCGCCCTCGACGCGGCGACCGCACTGCTCGCCCTGCGCGACGGTGTCATCCCGCCCACCGCCAACGTCGGCGCCGCCGCCGCGGGCCACACCATCGACCTGGTGACCGAGGCACGCGAGGCCGGACTGCGCAACGCGCTCGTCCTCGCACGCGGCCACGGCGGCTTCAACGCGGCACTCGTCGTACGCCGCCCGGGCTGA
- a CDS encoding sensor histidine kinase, whose product MTVLNVVRTRPGTTQLIVCIGLVLAVFGVQLAVSSPQARRWPTGWKALVLILQAVLTFAPLVWFGTNWGSMEGPLAASLLLTLPARWAWPSYGLLIAFIPVYNLMAGATIDLVLYFTIAGILTGLVIYGLTRLTDLVHEVHATREELARMAVTQERLRFARDLHDLLGYSLSAITLKGELIQRLISSRPDKAREETASVLRVARQALADVRLVSSGYRDMSLSEEAESAGTVLAAADIRADVTVECGRLHPVVDTVLATALREGVTNILRHSGVRVCTIKAELDEETVRLGLTNDHPHEQTDVFSARAGGGSGLDNLRCRFAAIGGGLTAGLQGDGRFHLEVWAPIRPQNNENELLVLEPATPERSAVA is encoded by the coding sequence ATGACGGTGCTCAATGTGGTGCGGACCCGGCCCGGAACGACACAGCTCATCGTCTGTATCGGACTGGTTCTCGCGGTGTTCGGCGTGCAGCTGGCCGTCTCCTCTCCGCAAGCCCGCCGTTGGCCGACCGGCTGGAAAGCGCTTGTTCTGATCCTGCAGGCGGTGCTCACCTTTGCGCCGCTCGTCTGGTTCGGTACGAACTGGGGCAGCATGGAGGGGCCGCTCGCCGCCTCGCTGCTGCTCACGCTTCCGGCGCGCTGGGCCTGGCCCAGCTACGGGCTGCTGATCGCCTTCATCCCGGTGTACAACCTGATGGCCGGGGCGACGATCGACCTGGTGCTGTACTTCACGATCGCCGGCATCCTCACCGGTCTCGTCATCTACGGCCTGACCCGTCTCACCGACCTCGTGCACGAGGTGCATGCCACCCGGGAGGAGCTGGCCCGGATGGCCGTGACGCAGGAACGGCTGAGGTTCGCCCGCGATCTGCACGACCTGCTCGGCTACAGCCTCTCCGCCATCACGCTCAAGGGAGAACTGATCCAGCGGCTCATCAGCAGCCGCCCGGACAAGGCACGCGAGGAGACCGCCTCGGTGCTGCGGGTGGCACGGCAGGCCCTGGCCGACGTACGGCTGGTGTCCAGCGGTTACCGCGACATGTCGCTGTCCGAGGAGGCGGAATCGGCGGGGACCGTGCTCGCCGCCGCGGACATCAGGGCGGATGTCACGGTGGAGTGCGGGCGGCTGCATCCGGTCGTCGACACCGTGCTCGCCACCGCCCTGCGCGAGGGAGTCACCAATATTCTGCGGCACAGCGGGGTCCGGGTCTGCACCATCAAGGCGGAGCTGGACGAAGAAACGGTCCGTCTCGGCCTGACCAACGACCACCCGCACGAGCAGACGGACGTCTTCTCCGCGCGGGCCGGCGGCGGCAGCGGGCTGGACAATCTGAGGTGCCGGTTCGCCGCCATCGGCGGCGGGCTGACCGCGGGACTTCAGGGCGACGGCCGGTTCCATCTCGAGGTCTGGGCACCGATCAGGCCCCAGAACAACGAGAACGAACTGCTGGTTCTGGAGCCCGCGACCCCGGAGAGATCCGCCGTAGCCTGA
- a CDS encoding AfsR/SARP family transcriptional regulator — protein sequence MEIKVLGPLTARENGVSVVPTAAKPRQILSLLALQSDRVVTVATLMEEIWGEDIPRSAATTLQTYILQLRRKIAAALDGDPARQAKDVLITQHGGYLLQVQPGQVDAHEFSQLTASGRAAHEAGDHYAASDLLGRALKMWQGSALVDVRIGTVLELEVLRMEEDRMAALERRIDADLIIGRHTEIVPELRVLVARHPMHENFCAQLMTALHRSGGAWRALEAYQRLRVTLVDELGLEPSARLQRLHQAVLSADPALDLPVPASG from the coding sequence ATGGAGATCAAAGTCCTGGGACCGCTGACAGCCCGTGAGAACGGGGTGTCCGTCGTGCCCACCGCGGCCAAGCCGCGCCAGATCCTGTCCCTGCTCGCCCTGCAGTCCGACCGCGTCGTGACCGTGGCGACGCTGATGGAGGAGATCTGGGGCGAGGACATCCCGCGCAGCGCGGCCACCACTCTGCAGACCTACATCCTCCAGCTCCGCCGCAAGATCGCGGCAGCGCTCGACGGGGACCCGGCCCGCCAGGCCAAGGACGTCCTGATCACCCAGCACGGCGGCTACCTGCTCCAGGTGCAGCCGGGCCAGGTGGACGCCCACGAGTTCAGCCAGCTCACCGCCTCCGGGCGGGCGGCGCACGAGGCCGGCGACCACTACGCCGCCTCCGACCTGCTGGGCCGGGCCCTCAAGATGTGGCAGGGCTCCGCACTCGTCGACGTACGCATCGGCACCGTGCTCGAGCTCGAGGTGCTCCGCATGGAGGAGGACCGGATGGCCGCCCTGGAGCGGCGCATCGACGCCGACCTCATAATCGGCCGGCACACGGAGATCGTGCCCGAACTGCGGGTCCTGGTCGCCAGGCACCCGATGCACGAGAACTTCTGCGCCCAGCTGATGACCGCACTGCACCGCTCGGGCGGCGCCTGGCGGGCACTCGAGGCCTACCAGCGGCTGCGCGTCACCCTGGTCGACGAGCTCGGACTGGAGCCCTCGGCCCGGCTGCAACGCCTCCACCAGGCCGTTCTCTCCGCGGACCCCGCGCTCGACCTCCCGGTCCCGGCCTCCGGCTGA
- a CDS encoding TOMM precursor leader peptide-binding protein, protein MTMTGGTGTELPVGFKRHLRVEAIEGDAVYLLSEQGTTALQGREVQELAALLDGTRTLAGVLRDAAPTLPPATAARMIAELARADLIGYHDPATDACTEAYWEFAGVDGPSASASFRTTAVELVTLGRADPGAARAECLAAGLRVTGPDEGEPAALSLVLCDDYLDPRLAEVDARHRESGRAWLLAKPSGAETWVGPVFGSEQGACWECLAHRLRGHRASRAPVLHALGLAGTVQVPEASFATVRALGLHTAVLEATKWVAGMRYEGQQAVCTLDTRTLHTSRHPVARRPQCSTCGDPELVPERVRRPFVPVSSPKVHTVGGNHRAQSAETVLARYRHLADPVTGIISGLRPAPGSPEGLNRYVAGRNMALGDSRSLAGLRGGLRGQSGGKGTTPQEAEVGALCEALERYCGTRQGDEPTVRDTLAGLGGAAVHPNSCQLFAGRQFRERDRWNARHSRFQQVPPPFDPQAPADWTPVWSLTSGTQRLLPTSMLYFGPGPDGVPAAPWADSNGNAAGSSPEDAVVQGFLEVVERDAVALWWYNRTRQPAVDLDAFDEPWLARTRQAYARLHREIWVLDLTADFGIPVMAALSRRTDRTAEGISFGFGAHFDPRLALRRAVTEMAQLLPPEENSPELLSADRDLSSWWRGATVENQPYLSADPAETSRTPDCYSFAARGDLREDIELAETLVRSHGMEMLILDQTRPDVGLPVVKVIIPGMRHFWARFAPGRLFDIPVKLGRLERPLPYEQINPVPLFV, encoded by the coding sequence ATGACCATGACCGGGGGGACGGGCACCGAGCTGCCGGTGGGTTTCAAGAGACATCTGCGGGTGGAGGCGATCGAGGGGGACGCCGTCTACCTGCTGTCGGAGCAGGGGACAACGGCCTTGCAGGGGCGTGAGGTTCAGGAGCTCGCGGCCCTGCTGGACGGCACCCGCACCTTGGCCGGGGTACTGCGGGACGCGGCGCCGACGCTGCCGCCCGCCACCGCGGCCCGCATGATCGCGGAACTCGCACGGGCCGATCTGATCGGCTATCACGACCCTGCCACCGACGCCTGTACGGAGGCGTACTGGGAGTTCGCCGGCGTCGACGGTCCCAGCGCCTCCGCGTCGTTCCGTACGACAGCGGTGGAGCTGGTGACCCTCGGGCGGGCCGACCCCGGGGCGGCCAGGGCCGAGTGCCTGGCCGCCGGGCTGCGGGTCACCGGACCGGACGAGGGGGAGCCGGCAGCACTCTCCCTCGTCCTGTGCGACGACTACCTGGACCCCCGGCTGGCCGAGGTCGACGCCCGGCACCGGGAGTCGGGCAGGGCCTGGCTGCTGGCCAAGCCGAGCGGCGCGGAGACCTGGGTGGGCCCGGTGTTCGGGTCGGAGCAGGGTGCCTGCTGGGAGTGTCTGGCACACCGTCTGCGCGGCCACCGGGCCTCCCGGGCACCGGTTCTGCACGCCCTCGGGCTCGCGGGTACGGTCCAGGTCCCGGAGGCGTCGTTCGCCACCGTGCGGGCCCTCGGGCTGCACACGGCGGTGCTGGAGGCCACGAAATGGGTGGCCGGCATGCGGTACGAGGGCCAGCAGGCGGTGTGCACGCTGGACACCCGCACCCTGCACACCAGCCGGCACCCGGTGGCCCGCCGCCCGCAGTGCTCGACGTGCGGGGATCCGGAGCTCGTCCCCGAGCGGGTACGAAGACCCTTCGTACCCGTGTCGAGCCCGAAGGTGCACACCGTGGGGGGCAACCACCGGGCGCAGAGCGCGGAAACGGTTCTGGCGCGCTACCGGCACCTGGCCGATCCGGTCACCGGCATCATCTCCGGACTCCGCCCGGCGCCCGGCTCTCCGGAGGGGCTGAACCGGTACGTCGCCGGGCGCAACATGGCTCTGGGCGACAGCCGTTCACTGGCCGGGCTGCGCGGCGGGCTGCGGGGGCAGAGCGGCGGCAAGGGAACGACACCGCAGGAGGCCGAGGTCGGCGCCCTGTGCGAGGCGCTGGAACGTTACTGCGGCACCCGGCAGGGCGATGAGCCCACCGTGCGCGACACCCTGGCCGGGCTCGGGGGCGCGGCCGTGCACCCCAATTCCTGCCAGTTGTTCGCCGGCCGGCAGTTCCGGGAGCGGGACCGCTGGAACGCCCGGCACTCCCGCTTCCAGCAGGTCCCGCCACCGTTCGACCCGCAAGCACCGGCCGACTGGACCCCGGTCTGGTCGCTCACCTCCGGCACGCAGCGGCTGCTGCCCACCTCCATGCTCTACTTCGGCCCCGGACCGGATGGCGTACCTGCCGCTCCGTGGGCCGACTCCAACGGCAACGCGGCGGGCAGCAGTCCGGAGGACGCCGTCGTCCAGGGATTCCTGGAGGTGGTGGAACGGGACGCCGTCGCCCTGTGGTGGTACAACCGCACCCGGCAGCCCGCGGTGGACCTCGATGCGTTCGACGAGCCCTGGCTGGCCAGGACACGGCAGGCGTACGCGCGGCTGCACCGGGAAATCTGGGTTCTCGATCTCACCGCGGACTTCGGCATACCCGTGATGGCCGCACTGTCCCGGCGCACCGACCGGACGGCCGAGGGCATTTCCTTCGGCTTCGGGGCTCATTTCGATCCCCGGCTCGCACTGCGCAGAGCGGTGACGGAGATGGCCCAACTCCTGCCTCCGGAGGAGAACTCTCCCGAACTCCTTTCCGCGGACCGGGATCTCTCCTCCTGGTGGCGTGGTGCGACGGTGGAAAATCAGCCATACCTGAGCGCGGATCCAGCCGAAACCTCACGCACTCCCGACTGCTACTCCTTCGCCGCCCGAGGCGATCTGCGTGAGGACATCGAGTTGGCCGAAACCCTCGTACGGAGTCATGGAATGGAGATGCTCATTCTCGACCAAACCCGGCCCGACGTGGGACTTCCCGTTGTGAAGGTGATCATTCCGGGGATGCGTCACTTCTGGGCCCGATTCGCCCCGGGCCGTCTCTTCGACATACCTGTGAAACTCGGACGACTTGAACGCCCGCTCCCATACGAACAAATCAACCCCGTACCGCTGTTCGTCTGA
- a CDS encoding acyl carrier protein — MSTTTATVTLADLTRMLRESAGEEEGIDLDGDVIDTPFMELGYDSLALLQVIGQIQREYGIEIPDDAVVDAETPGALLALINSGQAPAA; from the coding sequence ATGAGCACCACGACCGCCACAGTGACCCTGGCCGACCTGACCCGCATGCTGCGCGAGAGCGCAGGCGAGGAGGAGGGCATCGACCTCGACGGTGACGTCATCGACACCCCGTTCATGGAGCTCGGCTACGACTCCCTCGCACTGCTCCAGGTCATCGGGCAGATCCAGCGCGAGTACGGCATCGAGATCCCCGACGACGCCGTCGTCGACGCCGAGACCCCCGGTGCCCTCCTCGCCCTCATCAACTCCGGCCAGGCGCCCGCCGCCTGA
- a CDS encoding beta-ketoacyl-[acyl-carrier-protein] synthase family protein, translating into MRRVAITGLGVVAPGGVGVKEYWNLLTAGRTATRRISFYDPSPFRSQVAAECDFDPLAAGLSHQEIRRLDRASQFAVVSTREALADSGLDLSALDPGRIGTAVGSAVGCTTSLEREYAVVSDGGRKWNVDHEYAVPELYRHFVPSSIAAEVGLAAGAEGPAAVVSTGCTSGLDSLGHAVELIREGTTDIMIAGATEAPISPITSACFDAIHATTPRNDTPESSCRPFDRTRSGLVLGEGAAILVLEELESARRRGAHIYAEIAGFASRCNAYHMTGLKPEGLEMAEAIDVALAEARLAPDTVDYINAHGSGTKMNDRHETGAFKRSLGEHAYRTPISSIKSMIGHSLGAIGSLEIAACALAMEHSILPPTANLHEPDPELDLDYIPLTAREKKTDVVLSVGSGFGGFQSAMVLARPERSTS; encoded by the coding sequence ATGCGCAGAGTCGCCATCACCGGCCTGGGCGTCGTGGCCCCCGGTGGGGTCGGTGTCAAGGAGTACTGGAACCTGCTCACGGCGGGCCGCACCGCCACCCGCAGGATCTCCTTCTACGACCCCTCGCCGTTCCGTTCGCAGGTCGCCGCCGAGTGCGACTTCGACCCCCTGGCCGCCGGACTCTCCCACCAGGAGATCCGCAGACTCGACCGGGCCTCCCAGTTCGCGGTCGTCTCCACCCGGGAGGCCCTGGCCGACAGCGGCCTCGACCTCTCCGCCCTCGACCCGGGCCGCATAGGCACCGCGGTGGGCAGCGCGGTCGGCTGCACCACCAGCCTGGAACGCGAGTACGCCGTCGTCAGCGACGGCGGCCGCAAGTGGAACGTGGACCACGAGTACGCCGTACCCGAGCTGTACCGGCACTTCGTACCCAGCTCCATCGCCGCCGAAGTCGGCCTGGCAGCAGGTGCGGAGGGCCCGGCAGCGGTCGTCTCCACCGGATGCACCTCCGGTCTCGACTCGCTGGGCCACGCGGTGGAACTCATCCGCGAAGGCACCACCGACATCATGATCGCCGGTGCCACCGAGGCGCCGATCTCGCCGATCACCTCGGCCTGCTTCGACGCCATCCACGCCACCACCCCTCGCAACGACACCCCGGAGAGCTCCTGCCGGCCCTTCGACCGGACCCGCAGCGGACTCGTCCTCGGCGAGGGCGCGGCGATCCTGGTCCTGGAGGAGCTGGAGAGCGCGCGGCGGCGCGGCGCGCACATCTACGCCGAGATCGCGGGCTTCGCCTCCCGCTGCAACGCGTACCACATGACCGGTCTCAAGCCGGAGGGCCTCGAAATGGCTGAGGCCATCGACGTCGCCCTGGCCGAGGCCCGCCTCGCACCGGACACCGTCGACTACATCAACGCACACGGCTCGGGCACCAAGATGAACGACCGCCACGAGACGGGCGCGTTCAAGCGCAGCCTCGGGGAGCACGCGTACCGCACCCCGATCAGCTCCATCAAGTCGATGATCGGGCACTCGCTCGGCGCCATCGGCTCTCTGGAGATCGCCGCCTGCGCCCTCGCGATGGAGCACAGCATCCTGCCGCCCACCGCGAACCTCCACGAGCCCGACCCCGAGCTCGACCTCGACTACATACCGCTGACCGCCCGCGAGAAGAAGACCGACGTGGTCCTCAGCGTGGGCAGCGGCTTCGGCGGATTCCAGAGCGCCATGGTGCTGGCCCGCCCGGAGAGGAGCACCTCATGA
- a CDS encoding response regulator transcription factor, with translation MLSVRILLAEDVHMIRGALVALLQLEPDLHVVAAVDRGDTIVATALASKPDVAVIDIDLPGIDGLTAAAELHEQLPSCRTLILTSLGRPGTLRRALSAHVSGFLLKDSPPDQLALAVRSVATGRRVVDPQLALTAWDSPENPLSPRELEVLRLATRGADAAEIAGCLYLSKGTVRNYLTAIVGKLGARNRIDAIRIAEEAGWLP, from the coding sequence ATGCTGTCCGTGCGAATCCTCCTCGCCGAGGATGTTCACATGATCCGAGGCGCGCTGGTGGCGCTGCTCCAACTGGAGCCGGATCTTCATGTGGTCGCCGCGGTGGACCGGGGTGACACGATCGTGGCCACGGCGCTCGCGTCCAAGCCGGACGTCGCGGTGATCGACATCGATCTCCCCGGCATCGACGGTCTGACGGCGGCAGCCGAGCTCCATGAGCAGCTGCCCAGCTGCCGCACCCTGATCCTCACGAGCCTCGGACGTCCCGGCACCCTGCGGCGCGCCCTGTCCGCCCATGTCTCGGGCTTCCTGCTCAAGGACTCGCCGCCGGACCAGCTCGCGCTCGCCGTACGGTCGGTGGCCACCGGGCGCCGGGTCGTGGACCCCCAACTGGCGCTGACCGCCTGGGACTCCCCGGAGAACCCGCTGTCCCCCCGGGAGCTCGAGGTACTACGGCTCGCCACCCGCGGCGCCGACGCCGCCGAGATCGCCGGCTGCCTGTACCTGTCCAAGGGCACGGTCCGCAACTACCTCACGGCCATCGTCGGCAAGCTCGGCGCGCGCAACCGTATCGACGCGATCCGGATCGCCGAGGAAGCCGGCTGGCTCCCCTGA
- a CDS encoding acyl-CoA carboxylase subunit beta: MTILDDLTVAPAAPDLRRAAAELRRLKEEVSRGPDPAATRRQHEKNKLTAHERLELLFDEDTFTEIEPLRRHRASGFGLEARKPHGDGVVIGWGLVHGRTVFAYAHDFRVFAGALGEAHAAKVHKVMDLAEAAGAPLVSLNDGAGARIQEGVTALAGYGGIFRRNVAASGVIPQISVMLGPCAGGAAYSPALTDYVFMVRDSAQMFITGPDVVQAVTGEKITHNGLGGADVHASVSGVSHFAYDDEVTCLEDVRFLIALLPSNNREMPPVVACEDPADRRTDALTDLVPADPGRSYDIRTVIEEIVDDGESFEVHEAWAPNIVCTLARLDGHPVGIVANQPAALAGVLDIHASEKAARFVSTCDSFNIPLVTLVDVPGFLPGVDQEHNGIIRHGAKLLYAYCNATVPRISLVLRKAYGGAYIVMDSRSIGADLAFAWPTNEIAVMGAEGAANVIFRREISASDDPEALRAQRIEEYRTELMHPYYAAERGLVDDVIDPGDTRRILIRSLAMLRSKHAEVPSRKHGNIPT; encoded by the coding sequence ATGACGATCCTTGACGACCTGACGGTCGCACCGGCCGCCCCCGACCTGCGACGTGCCGCCGCTGAACTGCGCCGGCTCAAGGAGGAAGTGAGCCGCGGGCCCGACCCCGCAGCCACTCGGCGGCAGCACGAGAAGAACAAACTCACCGCACACGAACGGCTGGAACTCCTCTTCGACGAGGACACGTTCACCGAGATCGAGCCGCTGCGCCGGCACCGGGCCTCCGGCTTCGGTCTCGAAGCACGCAAACCGCACGGCGACGGCGTCGTGATCGGCTGGGGACTGGTCCACGGCCGGACGGTGTTCGCCTACGCGCACGACTTCCGCGTCTTCGCCGGCGCCCTGGGCGAGGCGCACGCCGCGAAGGTGCACAAGGTGATGGACCTCGCGGAGGCTGCCGGCGCACCGCTGGTGAGCCTCAACGACGGGGCGGGCGCCCGGATCCAGGAGGGTGTGACGGCGCTCGCGGGCTACGGCGGGATCTTCCGCCGCAATGTCGCGGCCTCCGGGGTCATCCCGCAGATCAGTGTGATGCTCGGCCCGTGCGCCGGGGGAGCCGCCTACTCGCCGGCGCTCACCGACTACGTCTTCATGGTCCGCGACTCCGCGCAGATGTTCATCACGGGACCCGACGTCGTACAGGCGGTGACGGGCGAGAAGATCACCCACAACGGCCTGGGCGGCGCCGATGTGCACGCGAGCGTCTCGGGCGTCAGCCACTTCGCGTACGACGACGAGGTGACCTGCCTGGAGGACGTACGGTTCCTCATCGCGCTGCTGCCGTCCAACAACCGAGAGATGCCCCCGGTGGTGGCCTGCGAGGACCCCGCCGACCGGCGCACCGACGCCCTCACGGACCTGGTGCCGGCCGACCCGGGCCGCAGCTACGACATCCGTACGGTGATCGAGGAGATCGTCGACGACGGGGAGAGCTTCGAGGTCCACGAGGCGTGGGCGCCCAACATCGTGTGCACCCTCGCACGCCTGGACGGCCACCCGGTGGGCATCGTCGCCAACCAGCCCGCGGCCCTGGCCGGCGTGCTGGACATCCATGCCAGCGAGAAGGCCGCCCGCTTCGTCTCGACGTGCGACTCCTTCAACATCCCGCTGGTCACCCTCGTCGACGTGCCCGGCTTCCTGCCCGGGGTCGACCAGGAGCACAACGGCATCATCCGGCACGGCGCCAAGCTCCTGTACGCGTACTGCAACGCGACCGTGCCACGCATCTCCCTCGTCCTGCGCAAGGCCTACGGCGGCGCGTACATCGTCATGGACTCCCGGTCCATCGGCGCCGACCTGGCCTTCGCCTGGCCGACGAACGAGATCGCCGTGATGGGGGCGGAGGGCGCCGCCAACGTCATCTTCCGCCGGGAGATTTCCGCGTCCGACGACCCGGAGGCGCTGCGGGCGCAGCGCATCGAGGAGTACAGGACCGAGCTGATGCACCCCTACTACGCGGCCGAGCGAGGCCTCGTGGACGACGTGATCGACCCCGGGGACACCCGTCGGATCCTCATCCGTTCGCTGGCCATGCTGCGCTCCAAGCACGCCGAAGTGCCGTCCCGTAAGCACGGGAATATCCCCACATAG